Proteins encoded by one window of Salinigranum rubrum:
- a CDS encoding UvrD-helicase domain-containing protein, giving the protein MTEPNDQQQDLIDSTQGIHVVDAGAGTGKTFTVTRRYAEIVDKDDVEPEDVLLVTFTNNAATEMRERIVTNCDYGMRELADAPIQTFHSLCHDILMEHGFEAPTLLGIDDRITGSTRVLEDENVEKAQFREFIRRFSDDHPEYDDFFRAVKEPVELLGLINQLAAKGVFPTVDGWYRNGERYLDGDFEAFREIFDELNQPRNDGNKQSKLRSKLGGYGNDKCYLPDAPEEDEIRGGWGEKQIPAAVARLAFDEPREGLKNFVHDVYHEYLEFALSRNYLNFSFLQLFAFVLLCDDHRLRDDVAFEYVMIDEFQDSSEIQFKLALLLADTNNVCVVGDWKQSIYSFQYAAVENITEFESRLDRFVDELNEDHERVSWATRPIIDIELVENYRSTQAILDFSEHSLVTPAASKDDVDEAAVRDRIVSLSSNAAHENSRIEAIQHEDEHEAVLTKIQEIAGNDAYQVEEDDKLRLPEYGDIVVLTRTRDFGRELLSVAEEYGLPMAYEGGIELFRSDPAKLLLAWLRILESDADRGWAVVLEEAGYTLDEVKHVLESKEYPANMQTFKSELGTLETVGGVAQRVFSQYDYDGAYADVLLTTIQSVHSATTLTRGDLIRFIERGIEDGSTHEVHASAGMNSVTVQTIHAAKGLEHPIVVLANMNSHRFPPSGGNSNAITFDDPIGLRQRKLYADDHGYPHIHDNWRSDVLRKCLPRGYDEERRLLYVAMTRAESHLVFTAGESPNTFIEKLPVDIEELEPDVEEDDISETTQAHLQIAVPTPDGPVGHSPHTLMRDDVFEDVDDGRGTAFGTQTHEFAERYVLEGDVEPSNDDERHIKSFLNSLDGELRVEEGAYLPLTVDGEQVTISGIVDLVHIRPDTVEIIDFKTDLGRHAEDEYRKQLSVYYHVLAEWFPNRDVTAGILYTAQGYRVDVDPLSMPELVEIVDGAMNPQE; this is encoded by the coding sequence ATGACCGAGCCGAACGACCAACAGCAAGACCTCATCGACAGTACACAGGGCATCCACGTCGTCGACGCCGGCGCGGGGACGGGGAAGACGTTCACTGTCACCCGACGATACGCAGAGATCGTCGACAAAGACGACGTCGAGCCGGAGGACGTCCTCCTCGTGACGTTCACCAACAACGCGGCGACGGAGATGCGAGAGCGAATCGTCACCAACTGTGACTACGGGATGCGTGAACTCGCTGACGCGCCGATCCAGACGTTCCACAGCCTCTGTCACGACATCCTCATGGAACACGGATTCGAGGCCCCGACGCTCCTCGGCATCGACGACCGAATTACGGGGTCCACACGCGTCCTCGAAGATGAGAACGTCGAGAAGGCGCAGTTCCGCGAGTTCATCCGTCGATTCAGCGACGACCACCCCGAGTACGATGACTTCTTTCGCGCCGTCAAGGAGCCAGTCGAACTCCTCGGATTGATCAATCAACTCGCGGCGAAAGGCGTCTTCCCGACGGTTGATGGCTGGTACCGGAATGGCGAGCGATACCTGGATGGTGACTTCGAGGCGTTCCGTGAGATCTTCGACGAACTGAATCAGCCCCGGAACGACGGGAACAAGCAGTCCAAGCTTCGCTCGAAACTCGGAGGCTACGGGAACGACAAATGCTACCTCCCAGACGCGCCCGAAGAAGATGAGATCCGTGGCGGATGGGGAGAGAAGCAAATTCCCGCTGCCGTTGCACGACTGGCGTTTGACGAACCGCGAGAGGGCCTCAAGAACTTCGTCCACGACGTCTATCACGAGTATCTGGAGTTCGCGCTCAGTCGAAACTACCTCAACTTCAGCTTTCTTCAACTATTTGCGTTCGTCCTGCTCTGTGACGACCACCGACTCCGCGACGACGTCGCCTTCGAGTACGTGATGATCGACGAGTTCCAGGACTCCAGCGAGATCCAGTTCAAACTCGCACTCCTTCTCGCGGATACGAACAACGTCTGTGTCGTCGGTGACTGGAAACAGAGCATCTACTCGTTCCAGTACGCCGCCGTCGAGAACATCACCGAGTTCGAATCTCGACTGGACCGATTCGTTGACGAACTCAACGAGGACCACGAGCGAGTGTCATGGGCGACACGCCCGATCATCGATATCGAACTCGTCGAGAACTACCGGTCGACGCAGGCCATTCTCGACTTCTCCGAGCACAGCCTGGTCACACCCGCTGCAAGCAAGGACGACGTCGACGAGGCGGCCGTCCGAGACCGCATCGTGTCGCTCTCCTCGAACGCTGCGCACGAGAACTCCCGCATCGAGGCGATTCAACACGAAGACGAACACGAGGCCGTTCTGACCAAGATACAGGAGATCGCCGGGAACGACGCGTATCAAGTCGAAGAGGACGATAAACTTCGTCTGCCGGAATACGGTGACATCGTCGTGCTCACCCGGACTCGTGACTTCGGCCGGGAACTTCTGTCTGTCGCCGAGGAGTACGGGTTGCCGATGGCGTACGAGGGCGGCATCGAGCTGTTTCGGTCTGACCCGGCGAAGCTTCTCTTGGCGTGGCTGCGAATTCTCGAATCCGACGCGGATCGGGGCTGGGCCGTCGTCCTCGAGGAAGCTGGCTACACGCTCGACGAAGTCAAACACGTCCTTGAGAGTAAGGAATACCCCGCCAACATGCAGACGTTCAAGTCGGAGCTTGGAACACTGGAGACGGTCGGTGGGGTTGCCCAGCGCGTGTTCTCCCAGTACGACTACGACGGGGCGTATGCCGACGTGCTACTGACGACGATACAGTCCGTCCACAGCGCGACGACGCTGACACGAGGTGACCTCATCCGGTTCATCGAGCGGGGCATCGAGGACGGAAGCACCCACGAGGTGCACGCGAGCGCCGGGATGAACTCGGTGACGGTCCAGACCATCCACGCAGCCAAGGGACTCGAACACCCCATTGTCGTGCTCGCGAACATGAACTCACACCGCTTCCCACCGTCGGGCGGGAACAGTAACGCGATCACGTTCGACGACCCAATTGGCTTACGCCAGCGGAAACTCTACGCCGACGACCACGGGTATCCCCACATTCACGACAACTGGCGGAGTGACGTCCTTCGGAAGTGCCTGCCGCGTGGATACGACGAGGAGCGACGCTTGCTCTACGTCGCGATGACACGGGCTGAGAGCCACCTCGTGTTCACGGCAGGCGAGAGCCCGAACACGTTCATCGAGAAGCTTCCAGTCGACATCGAGGAACTGGAACCTGATGTTGAGGAAGACGATATCAGCGAAACGACGCAGGCGCACTTGCAGATTGCTGTGCCGACGCCGGACGGCCCGGTCGGACACTCGCCGCACACGCTCATGCGCGACGATGTGTTCGAGGACGTCGACGACGGGAGAGGAACCGCGTTCGGAACACAGACCCACGAGTTCGCTGAGCGATACGTGTTGGAGGGAGACGTCGAGCCCTCGAACGACGACGAACGGCACATCAAGTCGTTCCTGAACTCTCTCGATGGAGAACTACGAGTCGAGGAGGGTGCGTATCTCCCGCTCACTGTCGATGGCGAGCAGGTCACCATCTCGGGAATCGTCGACCTCGTTCACATTCGTCCCGATACTGTCGAAATAATCGACTTCAAGACCGACCTCGGACGGCACGCCGAGGACGAGTATCGGAAGCAACTCAGCGTGTACTATCACGTGTTGGCCGAATGGTTCCCTAACCGGGACGTGACTGCAGGAATCCTCTACACGGCGCAGGGGTACCGTGTCGACGTAGATCCGCTCTCGATGCCAGAGTTAG
- a CDS encoding PD-(D/E)XK nuclease family protein has translation MSITRAKSLDSLYEECKDFDLVLVPDAPMASALNRRLDQPHFGPFAIPPRRLAARRREQAEDRLAFLEIIETTDLNWKETSYVVGNILQCWEYLGTAEAVLDYDQFATKATHTAVDCIAEMDTTSTRLTEYSIDADTSVAVVGFKQLTELERSILPPDYETVDPFTEESFDHPPFRILDSPAAIVDIVLDTVTPENAEGVAVVLDAASQYSSLIESALEAADIPYYGGPGFTDDARHRAFLQLLRSAHTGRDTRVGDVRPLLTQLGMPIDIEHDEKRLFDLDRSEVDWLHEFRDEIRSSTFEEAIDAYEGVTDTTIDAFRDELSTLGLLDEAVTEQAVDRLEFYLQSYEVPVDRENEGVLLADAKSAAHVDRAVVFYFGLDEGWTHSSPRRPWVDRGQEFERNIRQFQLLLQNGVDQYYLVQDTAGGTPVTPCLYFEELIDEEFDRFSDLNSLQHSRAFRTTQDGFEREPLDVSPEDVTALSQSSLNTYVNSPRDYFFSRLVDNPDKEHFKEGNLFHDFAEFYVSHPDAISTDTLDEVAAAILDEVDPFLRGVDREVRLTKYRVGLQTIVEFLDANPPQGDGLTTPDSGWGENFFAEYYDQPIDTSHTERWFENTDLGLKGKIDLVHSPTRLLDYKSGSKKSAYSIVKHSSLDPPSDKPNFQALLYLAHQRTERPDEELRFTFFHFLETLDDVVTGDGSLEDCLTTVTYYPVTYEGYIARRDTFTELQEDAANDCNKTFSKVEYEEYSEFLDVHEFPETRDKSELLDSMFARLLTEQMKESVGDYKYVKKGCKQALRHLLRIRNQNYFTGDVDVFEQFVRDRLSELNDRRAGDERFPVLGLGGDPNYRYVDNRDCILEGGSR, from the coding sequence GTGTCAATTACACGAGCGAAGTCTCTCGATTCTCTCTACGAGGAATGCAAGGATTTCGACCTTGTGCTCGTGCCGGACGCGCCGATGGCAAGCGCCCTGAACCGGCGTCTCGACCAACCCCACTTCGGGCCGTTCGCGATTCCCCCACGGCGCCTGGCGGCTCGACGGCGAGAGCAGGCCGAGGACCGACTCGCGTTTCTCGAAATCATCGAGACGACCGATCTCAACTGGAAGGAGACGTCCTATGTGGTCGGGAACATCCTCCAGTGCTGGGAGTACCTGGGGACGGCTGAGGCTGTTCTCGACTACGACCAGTTCGCGACGAAGGCAACGCACACCGCTGTCGACTGCATCGCCGAGATGGACACGACGTCCACGCGCCTCACCGAGTACAGCATCGATGCCGACACGTCGGTGGCTGTCGTCGGATTCAAGCAGCTCACCGAACTCGAACGCTCGATCCTTCCTCCAGACTACGAAACGGTCGACCCGTTCACCGAAGAGTCGTTCGACCATCCACCGTTCCGAATTCTCGATTCGCCGGCCGCAATCGTCGACATCGTCCTCGATACGGTTACCCCCGAAAACGCCGAAGGCGTGGCTGTTGTTCTCGATGCAGCTAGTCAGTACTCATCGCTCATCGAGTCGGCGCTGGAAGCCGCAGATATCCCATACTACGGTGGGCCGGGTTTCACCGACGATGCGCGTCACCGAGCGTTCCTGCAGCTGCTTCGAAGTGCGCACACTGGCCGAGATACGCGGGTTGGCGACGTTCGACCACTCCTCACCCAGCTCGGGATGCCCATCGATATCGAGCACGACGAGAAGCGTCTCTTCGACCTCGACCGTTCGGAAGTAGACTGGCTCCACGAGTTCCGTGATGAGATTCGTTCCAGTACGTTCGAGGAGGCCATCGACGCATACGAGGGCGTCACAGACACCACCATCGACGCCTTCAGAGACGAACTCTCGACGCTTGGCCTCCTCGACGAGGCCGTCACCGAACAGGCAGTCGACCGACTCGAATTCTATCTGCAGTCGTACGAAGTCCCCGTGGACCGCGAAAACGAAGGTGTCCTGTTGGCCGATGCGAAATCGGCCGCGCACGTCGACCGCGCCGTCGTGTTTTATTTCGGCCTCGACGAAGGGTGGACGCATTCGTCGCCTCGTCGCCCGTGGGTCGACCGAGGCCAGGAATTCGAGCGGAACATCAGGCAGTTCCAACTCCTCCTGCAGAACGGTGTCGACCAGTACTATCTTGTGCAGGACACCGCCGGTGGGACGCCTGTCACTCCCTGCCTGTATTTCGAAGAGCTGATCGACGAGGAATTCGACCGATTCAGTGACCTGAACTCGCTGCAGCATTCACGAGCATTTCGAACGACGCAGGACGGGTTCGAGAGAGAACCACTCGACGTCTCTCCAGAGGATGTCACCGCACTGAGCCAGTCGAGTCTGAACACCTACGTCAACTCTCCTCGTGATTACTTCTTCAGTCGACTCGTCGACAACCCGGACAAGGAGCACTTCAAAGAAGGGAACCTGTTCCACGACTTCGCAGAGTTCTACGTCTCACATCCGGATGCCATCAGCACAGACACCCTCGACGAGGTCGCCGCAGCCATTCTCGACGAGGTTGACCCATTCCTCCGCGGCGTCGACCGGGAGGTCCGACTCACGAAATACCGTGTCGGTCTCCAGACCATCGTCGAGTTCCTCGATGCAAACCCGCCTCAGGGCGACGGCTTGACGACACCGGACAGTGGCTGGGGGGAGAACTTTTTCGCCGAGTATTACGACCAGCCCATCGATACGTCGCACACCGAACGGTGGTTTGAGAACACCGACCTCGGATTGAAGGGGAAAATCGACCTTGTTCACAGCCCGACTCGACTCCTCGACTACAAGAGTGGCTCAAAGAAGTCGGCATACTCCATTGTCAAGCACTCCTCGCTCGACCCACCGAGCGACAAACCGAACTTCCAGGCATTGCTGTATCTTGCTCACCAGCGTACTGAGCGCCCGGATGAGGAACTTCGATTCACGTTCTTCCACTTCCTCGAAACGCTCGACGATGTGGTAACTGGGGATGGGTCGCTTGAGGACTGCCTCACGACGGTGACGTATTATCCCGTTACGTACGAGGGATACATCGCGAGGCGAGACACCTTCACCGAACTGCAGGAAGACGCCGCGAACGACTGTAACAAGACCTTCTCCAAGGTGGAGTACGAAGAGTACTCGGAGTTCTTGGACGTACACGAGTTCCCGGAGACGAGAGACAAGAGTGAACTCTTGGACTCCATGTTTGCTCGCCTATTGACGGAACAGATGAAGGAGAGCGTTGGCGACTACAAGTACGTGAAGAAGGGCTGTAAGCAGGCCCTGAGACACTTGCTCCGTATTCGTAACCAGAACTATTTCACTGGCGACGTGGACGTATTCGAGCAGTTCGTCCGAGATCGCCTTTCGGAGTTGAACGACCGCCGTGCCGGTGACGAGCGCTTCCCGGTTCTGGGACTCGGCGGCGACCCGAACTATCGGTACGTGGATAACCGAGACTGCATCCTGGAGGGTGGTTCGCGATGA
- a CDS encoding tyrosine-type recombinase/integrase — MSRSDAEQEGETDAEQVPSFDGVRWTSCSLEDFTDLYWDEVAPCLEAEDIDPSSEKPTHQWFRDHDARSFLAALRRHHDRSFGEFWTEDLGLGDGEEGYSWATTNDATIDALEQFLNRRKSRYSLATSSVDALRTRLNLYVRAYREANGTDDLLTPIQRDQENPAYEAVDAVYAAFDWLNEGTEHEYSAQTLQRVRRVVDAWYQHLVGRRAASMNPASGLYDEFKWEVEDSPTPSLSASHIRKLMQAAGTTREQLLVMALAGWGLRASEVAALHVSQFHRDVPEDDVPFVTFESRKNGPGEVSLLYGMDVLDSRIDELAEDETWTGYLFPSSQGKAPYVTRDTVRNWFQNLASNAGLPDRIEGERPSPQLCRRFWYDTYTAVLEGVLEGVDEIAAEQGSSDPRVVMQNYLSDSRSRRVRREFMREQLDEAFGERS, encoded by the coding sequence ATGAGTCGATCAGATGCCGAACAGGAGGGAGAAACCGATGCTGAGCAGGTGCCATCATTCGATGGTGTCCGATGGACCTCGTGTTCGCTCGAGGACTTCACGGACCTGTACTGGGACGAGGTCGCCCCCTGCCTCGAAGCAGAGGATATCGACCCGTCGAGCGAGAAACCCACCCATCAATGGTTTCGAGATCACGATGCACGGTCATTCCTCGCGGCTCTCCGTCGCCATCACGACCGTTCGTTCGGTGAGTTCTGGACCGAGGACCTCGGGCTTGGCGACGGTGAAGAGGGCTACTCATGGGCAACAACGAATGATGCGACAATCGACGCCCTCGAACAGTTCCTGAACCGACGGAAATCACGATACAGTCTTGCGACGTCGTCCGTCGACGCCCTCCGAACGCGACTGAATCTCTACGTCCGTGCCTACCGAGAGGCGAACGGTACAGACGATCTCCTCACACCGATTCAACGAGACCAAGAGAATCCAGCCTACGAAGCCGTTGACGCGGTCTATGCAGCATTCGACTGGTTGAACGAGGGAACCGAACACGAGTACAGTGCCCAGACGCTCCAGCGTGTGCGACGCGTCGTCGACGCTTGGTATCAGCATCTGGTCGGTCGACGGGCCGCCTCGATGAACCCTGCGAGCGGCCTCTACGACGAATTCAAGTGGGAGGTCGAAGATTCTCCGACACCGTCCCTTTCGGCTAGTCATATTCGGAAGCTGATGCAGGCAGCGGGGACGACGAGAGAACAGTTGCTCGTAATGGCGTTGGCTGGCTGGGGACTTCGAGCGAGTGAGGTCGCAGCACTCCACGTCTCGCAGTTCCACCGTGATGTTCCCGAAGACGACGTCCCCTTCGTCACGTTCGAGAGCCGCAAAAACGGGCCCGGTGAGGTGTCTCTCCTGTACGGAATGGATGTTCTTGATTCACGAATCGACGAACTAGCGGAAGACGAAACGTGGACTGGATACCTGTTCCCCTCTTCACAGGGAAAAGCGCCGTACGTGACCCGTGATACAGTCCGTAACTGGTTCCAGAATCTCGCATCGAACGCCGGTCTACCAGACCGAATCGAAGGAGAGCGGCCGAGTCCACAGCTCTGTCGGCGCTTCTGGTACGATACCTATACCGCAGTCCTCGAGGGCGTGCTCGAAGGCGTCGACGAGATCGCGGCAGAGCAGGGTAGTAGCGATCCTCGGGTGGTGATGCAAAATTACCTCTCTGACTCGCGTTCTCGTCGAGTCCGACGTGAGTTCATGCGAGAACAGCTGGACGAAGCCTTCGGAGAGAGGTCGTAG
- a CDS encoding ParA family protein → MTEPPRGWGVTSSTGIPTIAFGNQKGGTGKTTATINSAAALATRGHGVLAIDIDPQADLTKGLGLGPGDNNDSSSPKNDLPNVLVTDDANLLDVLVNNPRTHDTRLSEIVIEADEYDHLNFDLIPSHKDMGLARDWMDDASARLSLKLALDEMVDDGHDYDFILIDCPPDLSVLTDAAFIAAQNVFLAAQTQATSRDALDDLWDQLESIEDNQQIEIAIVGLLANMYRDDGQSQKFLNAFDESFASMAPIFKLPMRVAIQRAWDNGRDIFEWEDPNDQQVERDVFLEIAETMERAFDKTQVEV, encoded by the coding sequence ATGACCGAGCCACCTCGTGGATGGGGCGTCACGTCATCGACTGGCATCCCCACGATCGCCTTCGGCAATCAGAAAGGCGGGACCGGGAAGACGACAGCGACAATCAACAGCGCAGCAGCGCTCGCCACTCGCGGCCACGGTGTGCTGGCGATCGATATTGATCCCCAAGCAGACCTAACGAAAGGACTCGGGCTGGGTCCAGGCGACAACAACGATTCGTCAAGCCCGAAGAACGATCTTCCAAACGTACTGGTCACCGACGACGCGAACCTCCTCGACGTTCTCGTCAACAATCCGCGGACGCACGATACCAGGCTTTCGGAGATTGTGATTGAGGCCGATGAGTACGACCATCTGAACTTCGACCTGATACCCAGTCACAAGGATATGGGCCTCGCACGAGACTGGATGGACGATGCAAGCGCTCGGCTCTCGTTGAAACTCGCTCTTGATGAGATGGTTGACGACGGACATGACTACGATTTTATTCTGATCGACTGCCCACCGGACCTCTCTGTTCTGACGGATGCGGCGTTCATCGCGGCCCAGAACGTCTTCCTGGCTGCACAGACCCAGGCGACGTCGCGGGATGCGCTTGACGACCTGTGGGACCAGCTGGAGTCCATCGAAGACAACCAGCAGATCGAGATTGCGATCGTGGGACTCCTAGCAAATATGTACCGGGACGACGGCCAGTCACAGAAGTTCCTCAACGCCTTCGACGAGTCCTTCGCGTCGATGGCGCCGATTTTCAAACTCCCGATGCGAGTAGCGATTCAACGCGCGTGGGACAACGGACGAGACATCTTCGAGTGGGAGGACCCGAACGACCAACAGGTGGAGCGTGATGTCTTCCTCGAGATTGCAGAGACGATGGAACGGGCCTTCGACAAGACACAGGTGGAGGTGTAA
- a CDS encoding amidase: MIHSNHLAETVAKFHRGSPTVQEYLAELQMRAETVEPEVKSLLPEPNRWSRLVSAAEESEAQQTRTSTHKPLFGVPVGVKDIIHANGFETKAGSSLPPAQLTGAEATVVRQLKDAGALVLGKTVTTEFAYSEPGPTRNPHNTDHTPGGSSSGSAAAVATGICPLALGTQTIGSIIRPASFCGVVGFKPSYGRVSADGVIPLSRSVDHVGFFTQDVEGANIAAGVLCKDWQTIPDGTERPTLGVPTGPYLQQASTEGLEHFRAQCRRLENAGYEITEVPVLTDIETLNEYHERLVAADAALAHHEWYQEYSESYAERTAELIEEGYSVPACEIAVGRTSRVETRHNLTEVMDDSDVDIWIAPAACGPAPEGIDSTGDPVMNLPWTHAGLPTLGLPTGDTIGELPMGVQCITRYNTGEHLLNWGHDLAQALQSPPSSRDDSRIK; encoded by the coding sequence ATGATCCACTCAAACCACTTAGCAGAAACAGTCGCAAAGTTTCACCGAGGCTCTCCCACCGTTCAAGAGTATTTAGCGGAGCTTCAAATGCGAGCAGAAACCGTCGAACCTGAGGTTAAGTCGCTGCTTCCCGAGCCCAACCGGTGGTCTCGTCTGGTGTCCGCTGCCGAGGAGTCGGAAGCGCAACAGACACGAACGTCGACTCACAAACCGTTGTTCGGCGTTCCAGTGGGGGTGAAAGACATTATTCACGCCAACGGCTTCGAGACCAAGGCTGGTTCATCTCTCCCACCAGCGCAGTTGACCGGAGCCGAAGCGACGGTGGTAAGACAGCTCAAAGACGCTGGTGCACTCGTCTTGGGGAAGACCGTGACGACCGAGTTCGCGTACTCGGAGCCCGGTCCCACTCGGAACCCCCACAACACGGACCACACACCGGGGGGCTCAAGCAGCGGGTCAGCCGCCGCGGTAGCCACTGGGATCTGTCCGCTCGCCCTTGGAACGCAAACGATTGGCTCAATAATCAGACCCGCATCGTTCTGTGGTGTCGTCGGCTTCAAACCGAGCTATGGTCGGGTTTCCGCTGATGGCGTCATCCCACTTTCGCGATCGGTCGACCACGTTGGATTCTTCACGCAAGACGTAGAGGGGGCCAACATCGCTGCTGGTGTGCTTTGCAAAGACTGGCAGACGATTCCAGATGGTACAGAGCGCCCGACTCTCGGGGTTCCCACGGGACCGTATCTCCAGCAGGCCAGTACAGAAGGACTCGAACACTTCCGGGCGCAGTGTCGCCGACTGGAGAACGCCGGATACGAGATAACAGAAGTACCGGTGTTGACTGACATCGAGACGCTCAACGAGTATCACGAACGACTCGTTGCTGCTGACGCCGCACTGGCGCACCACGAGTGGTATCAAGAGTACAGTGAATCGTACGCCGAGCGAACCGCTGAGCTCATCGAAGAGGGATATAGCGTTCCGGCCTGTGAAATCGCGGTCGGTCGAACCAGTCGCGTGGAGACTCGCCACAATCTGACGGAGGTGATGGACGACTCCGATGTTGACATCTGGATTGCGCCTGCTGCCTGTGGTCCCGCACCCGAGGGAATCGATTCCACGGGCGACCCCGTGATGAACCTCCCGTGGACACATGCAGGCCTCCCAACACTCGGCTTGCCGACGGGTGACACGATTGGCGAGTTACCCATGGGTGTACAGTGCATAACCCGTTATAACACAGGCGAACATCTACTGAACTGGGGACACGACTTGGCTCAGGCGCTTCAATCTCCCCCCTCGAGCAGAGATGATTCTCGAATTAAATAA
- a CDS encoding DUF7342 family protein, which yields MEEPRSELQADAEERTTSPDFDALTSPEELVRGERTRDDFFDAVLGLSNPATASEVADLAGHGVDAAREYLEWFEQMGIVKQVTESPATYERNQSYLNWRRVQMLQDEYSTAEILELLKAEAARVDDLAEEFDVASPEAVSISKHASATDQSIEDVWVAVSAWKTARRRVDLLERALATESGDAADQRTAV from the coding sequence ATGGAAGAACCGCGCTCTGAACTACAGGCTGATGCCGAAGAGCGAACTACATCACCAGATTTCGATGCTCTGACCTCACCAGAGGAACTGGTTCGTGGGGAGCGGACGCGAGATGACTTTTTTGACGCTGTGCTTGGGCTCAGCAATCCAGCGACCGCCAGCGAAGTTGCTGACCTCGCAGGCCACGGCGTCGACGCTGCGAGAGAGTATCTTGAGTGGTTCGAACAGATGGGTATCGTGAAACAGGTTACTGAGTCGCCGGCCACGTACGAGCGTAACCAATCATATCTCAACTGGCGGCGGGTCCAGATGCTCCAAGACGAGTATTCGACAGCGGAAATCCTTGAGCTCTTGAAAGCTGAGGCAGCACGAGTAGATGATTTGGCCGAGGAGTTCGATGTCGCGTCGCCGGAAGCGGTCTCTATTTCAAAGCACGCATCGGCTACTGACCAATCGATAGAGGATGTTTGGGTGGCTGTTTCTGCGTGGAAGACGGCTCGCCGACGGGTTGACCTTCTCGAACGGGCATTAGCAACCGAGTCGGGTGACGCCGCTGATCAGCGAACGGCGGTATGA
- a CDS encoding helix-turn-helix domain-containing protein, with product MNAGSSVGDDTTSRELVHFVTQQTRFALINNILQHPEQLPSMYDLEELNPSVSDATVYKHIQKLIDAGIVKEVALDDDQRRQGYPWKFYGLTEEGRTFLDEHNLLAAEETLQQIYDTIADKPEKMVKYENAPRPDGA from the coding sequence ATGAACGCTGGTTCGAGTGTCGGCGACGACACGACATCCCGCGAACTCGTCCACTTCGTTACCCAACAGACGCGGTTCGCGCTGATCAACAACATCCTCCAGCATCCCGAGCAGCTCCCCTCAATGTACGATCTCGAGGAGCTCAACCCCAGCGTGAGCGACGCTACTGTCTACAAACACATCCAGAAGCTGATCGACGCAGGTATCGTCAAAGAGGTCGCCCTCGATGACGATCAGCGACGGCAGGGCTACCCCTGGAAGTTCTACGGTCTCACAGAGGAGGGCCGAACCTTCCTCGACGAGCACAATCTGCTCGCCGCGGAGGAGACGCTCCAACAAATCTACGACACTATCGCTGACAAGCCCGAGAAGATGGTCAAGTACGAGAACGCCCCCCGCCCGGACGGCGCGTAA
- a CDS encoding helix-turn-helix domain-containing protein, protein MSETDTGAADAGPFAEQQRLFKLLSQDTRHLIIQELLGHPAHLMSLAELEYMTGKSQAAIKDQLETLIDAGLLARYTYEPSEGKRDLPSQFYGFTERGVEILHDYKYLRGLPVARALYENTRKTEKIERHESAPRPEIPDAVAQALEFDEPDLGTVDGGTTR, encoded by the coding sequence ATGAGCGAAACCGACACTGGCGCGGCCGATGCAGGGCCGTTCGCGGAACAACAGCGGCTGTTCAAGCTGCTGTCCCAGGATACGCGCCATCTCATCATCCAAGAGCTGTTGGGCCACCCCGCACATCTGATGTCGCTCGCCGAACTCGAGTACATGACTGGGAAGAGCCAAGCAGCTATCAAAGATCAGCTGGAGACGTTGATCGACGCCGGGCTCCTCGCACGCTACACGTACGAACCAAGTGAGGGAAAACGTGATCTCCCTTCCCAGTTCTACGGGTTCACGGAGCGGGGCGTCGAGATCCTCCACGACTACAAGTATCTCCGTGGCCTCCCGGTCGCACGCGCCCTCTACGAGAACACGCGGAAGACCGAGAAAATCGAGCGCCACGAATCGGCGCCTCGGCCGGAGATTCCGGATGCTGTCGCGCAAGCCCTCGAGTTTGACGAGCCCGATCTCGGCACCGTCGATGGTGGGACAACCCGATAG